gacacacacagtaaaacacacacagagacacacacacacacacactgatacggcacacacacacacacacacacactgacacacagacacacacagagaaacacacacagagacacacacacagagatacacacacactgatacacagacacacacagagaaacacacacagagacacacacacagagatacacacacactgatacacagacacacacacacactgatacacagacacacacacacacacacacactgatacacagacacacacacacacacacacacacactgatacacagatacacagacacacacagagaaacacacacagagaacacacacactgatacaagaacacacacacacacacacacacacacactgatacacagacacacacacacacacacactgatacacagacagcacacacacactgatacacagacacacacacacacacacacacagagacacacacacacacacacacttatacacagagacacacacacacacacacgatacacagacacacacacacacacactgatacacagacagacacacacacactgatacacagagacacacacacacacacacagagacacacacacacacacacactgatacacagagacacacacacacacacacacacactgatacacagacacacacacacacactgatacacagacacacacacacacagagaaacagacaaaaacacacacagaaacacacatagacacacacacacacacacacacacaatgatacagacacaaacacacagagacacacacacagacatacacacacacagagacacacacacacacagaaacacgcacacagacatacacacacacagagacacaaacacacacacacacacacacacacacgcacacactgatacacacacacacacagaaacacacgcacacaggacacacacacacagagacacaaacacacacacacacacacacacacactgatacacacacacacacacacacacacacacacacacacacacacacacagacacacacacacacagacacacacacacacacacacacacaaagacacacacaaacgcacacacacacacacagagacacacacacaaactgatacacacacacagagacacacacacacataccaccaGTCTCTCCTCCTGTAGTCTAccagactatatatatatatatatatatatatactatactccTAGAATTTTTTGATAATTCTTTTGAGTTTTTTGGCatatttttcaaggtttttactGACCCGTCTCTCCTCCTACAGTCTACCCAGACGGCCGTGTCTGCATCTCCATCCTCCACGCCCCCGGAGACGACCCCATGGGATACGAGAGCAGCGCCGAGAGATGGAGCCCCGTCCAGAGCGTGGAGAAGATCCTGCTTTCTgtcgttagcatgttagcaggtaacacacagggtCTATTACTGCTAACAGGCTGTCTgtcgttagcatgttagcaggtaacacacagggtCTATTACTGCTAACAGGCTGTCTgtcgttagcatgttagcaggtaacacacagggtCTATTACTGCTAACAGGCTGTCtgttgttagcatgttagcaggtaacacacagggtCTATTACTGCTAACAGCTGTCTGTGTTAGCATGttacaggtaacacacaggtcTATTACCTAACAGCTGTCtattgttagcatgttagcaggtaacacacagggtCTATTACTGCTAACAGGCTGTCtgttgttagcatgttagcaggtaacacacagggtCTATTACTGCTAACAGGCTGTCtgttgttagcatgttagcaggtaacacacagggtCTATTACTGCTAACAGGCTGTCtgttgttagcatgttagcaggtaacacacagggtCTATTACTGCTAACAGGCTGTCtgttgttagcatgttagcaggtAACACACGGGTCTATTACTGCTAACAGGCTGTCtgttgttagcatgttagcaggtaacacacagggtCTATTACTGCTAACAGGCTGTCTgtcgttagcatgttagcaggtaacacacagggtCTATTACTGCTAACAGTGTCTGTCgattagcatgttagcaggtaacacacagggtCTATTACTGCTAACAGGCTGTCTGTCGTTAGCATGTTAcgcaggtaacacacagggtCTATTACTGCTAACAGGCTGTCtgttgttagcatgttagcaggtaacacacagggtCTATTACTGCTAACAGGCTGTCtgttgttagcatgttagcaggtaacacacagggtCTATTACTGCTAACAGGCTGTCtgttgttagcatgttagcggGTAAACACAGGGTCTATTACTGCTAACAGGCTGTCtgttgttagcatgttagcaggtaacacacagggtCTATTACTGCTAACAGGCTGTCtgttgttagcatgttagcaggtAACACACGGGTCTATTACTGCTAACAGGCTGTCTgtcgttagcatgttagcaggtaacacacaggggTCTATTACTGCTAACAGGCTGTCTgtcgttagcatgttagcaggtaacacacagggtCTATTACTGCTAACAGGCTGTCtgttgttagcatgttagcaggtaacacacagggtCTATTACTGCTAACAGGCTGTCtgttgttagcatgttagcaggtaacacacagggtCTATTACTGCTAACAGGCTGTCTgtcgttagcatgttagcaggtaacacacagggtCTATTACTGCTAACAGGCTGTCtgttgttagcatgttagcaggtaacacacagggtCTATTACTGCTAACAGGCTGTCtgttgttagcatgttagcaggtAACACCCAGGGTCTATTACTGCTAACAGGCTGTCagttgttagcatgttagcaggtaacacacagggtCTATTACTGCTAACGGGCTGTCAGTTGTTAGCATGTTACGCGGGTAACACAGGAGGTCTATTACTGCTAACAGGCTGTCagttgttagcatgttagcaggtaacacacagggtCTATTACTGCTAACAGGCTGTCTgtcgttagcatgtta
This genomic stretch from Perca fluviatilis unplaced genomic scaffold, GENO_Pfluv_1.0 PFLUV_unplaced_scaf_9, whole genome shotgun sequence harbors:
- the LOC120555353 gene encoding ubiquitin-conjugating enzyme E2 G2-like; its protein translation is SPPTVYPDGRVCISILHAPGDDPMGYESSAERWSPVQSVEKILLSVVSMLAGNTQGAGTIACVRRGSKMWREDREQFYKLAQKIVRKSLGL